ATTTTAAACATCAGCATTAGCAATTTTTTCATTacaacacatttacatttagtatGTGCTATATGAATATTGGTaataaatgcatttattttaaatgaccAAAAATTGCAGTTCTGTCTCATGtctagccccacccccacctgtcaaGTCTGTTATTGTTTATGTGGCCATGTGATATCTGTCAGTCTCTGTCCCTCCTTGTGTTTTGTAAccctgcccctcgttattgtgttcaggtgttccttGTTTTGTTTGGTGTATTTAAACCCCTTGTTTGGTCAAGTCTGTGCTGTTCATTGTTGTTTCTACCACAGTCTTATGGTCCATGTTTTTGAGTAGTCCAAAGCGTAGTCAGTGTTGtctttgttgtgttgtgtctgaGCCTTAGTTAAGTGTTGGAAAATGTCTTTGTTTAATTCTCTGTCTAATCTGACCCTGGACTGCCTACATGACTATGATTTTGTTTTGCCCTTTATTAAACCTCACTCCTCTCAACATTTACATCCACGTCATCGCTCCACGACACCCCAGGCGTGTCATTGTCAACTAGTTTAAAGAGCCTGCCAAGAACTTCCTGGAACTCTCCGAAGGATGCAGgaatcacgtgaccatcaaACCTTTTGAATTTGTGTTAGTGCTCTCAACTGCTCTGCTCAGTGAGAcctacctcctcctcctcctcctcctccttctgttCTCGTGTAATTATGCCCTCTCCTCATTCTCTTCCCCCTAccctttttttttatcatttttgaAAAAGTGTAATGCGGGTCAACTCTAGCACAATATATTTGAACCTCTGGAACACGCAAAAAAATCTGTAAACCAAATCTGTAACCAAATCATATGCCAGTTATCATCTCAAAAGAAACACCTAAGACATATTtttcaagtcaaatttatttatataacgctttaaataaatgctccggtttaggCTTatagcacctggtattcccaggcggtctcccatccaagtactaaccaggcccaaacctgcttagCTTCCAAGGTcagatgatatatatatatatattatccagttaatcgggaatgagattgggtccggacaggactgcgttcaggtccggatctggaccgcggtccgccagttgaggaCCTCTGGTTTacagcatccaattagaagaccattacagtagtccaatcttgacgagacaaaagcatggaccagcttctctgcatcagctaatgaaagtaaatgtctcagcttggtgatattatgtaaatggaaaaaggcagccttagtgactctgcatatatgtgtgtcaaatgaaaaatccaaatcaatagtgacacctaagctttttgcagTAAATTTAAGTGTCACAGAAAAGCCATCTAGGGtgaggggaatatcagcccaattgcttctagcagcatTGGGTCCAAGAAtcaacacctcagtcttattGGAATTTATTCGAAGAAAATTAGTTTttatgtcctggacgcagttctcaattttgAGAGTAGTAttgatatcatctggattagaaaatatatacaatatatacaactgagtatcatctgcgtagcaatggaagctaataccatggcTACAAATGATATTGCCCAGCGGTAGCATatacaatgagaataatatggggccctatacagatccttgtgggataccatattttacctttgtaTGTTCTAAAcatttgtacatttgtatttttcttgttttcttACTTTTTTTCTGCTCTTTGTTGGTCTGGAATGTTTTTTACTTCCTGCAATACTTTAATAGAAATAGCAGATAAGAGAGCAAGAGATGGCACATGTCCTATCGGTATGGATAAGAGTTCCAGTAAAGCAGTGCTGTATTTATAATCTCCACAGTGTGCTAAAGATCTCATCTCAGCCCTAAACCATCTCAGCCAGACTTTAGAAATGCATCATACTTAgtgctgtttctctctctctctctctccctttcattCTTGATACATACTTATGATGGAAACATTGGACATGTGGTATtagtctctctcttcttttatgGTATGTTTCCACCGATGCCCAACAGTAAAAGCTTGAAGTAACAGTTGCTTATGTGTATGGTACATGGTGAAGGTTTGGTACCATTGCATAATAAGTACCTCCACATAGACAGGTATGTAATTGGTGGTGGGGGGGCAGTCCATAGTGTTTATGGCCAATAAAGCACAGATAAGGTCTCATCTGAAAGTTGGGTCTGAATCCAGCTGTGTCTTATCCGCCCACACAAAAACAGTTGCATAGATGAGAATCAGACAGCAGAGACATCCTAATGAAACACGGAGCAATGGATTTAAAACAGCTTAATTTTTCACTTCAAACGGTTTTCTGTCTACTGGTCATGTTCTCTACCAACACTTTTGGTCAAACGTGTAAGTGCTGCATGTGCAAATATAATATGTTGGTGTCTAACGTGAAGGTTAAAAAATAGTCTCTAAAGTTTGATTTTGGTTAACATTAGGTCTATTGACATACAGCTCAGTTGTAGAAGTGCACAATGAAATCATAAAGGTGTCTTTTATTGATGAAATAATTGGGCCTTTACAAAGAAACATGTTCACTCTAAATGATGAAGAAATCTTTCACACATTTGACCTATTATAGGATTTTTTGGGTTGAATTATTTGCATTATTTGTGCTTGCAATGATGTATGTTGGGCCAATACCAACACCTCAATTAGCCTAATTAAAACAAATCAGAATTTCACGAACAGTactgtagtgtagagtagacTTATGTTTAATAGATGTCCAGGAAATGGCTGACTGTGAATTATAATTTTGTAAATTGTAAATATTTTTGGTAAAATCTCCCAcaaattgtttttgttttaaaagtCCATATACAGAACATGATCTAGCAATTAAATGTGATTTTGAATCTGAAAAATTTTTTCATCTCTTGTCACAGTGTGCTCAGTTAAAGAAACCGTAGTTTCATTCAAAGAGAACAACACTATAGGGGCTGAAGTCACTAGAGTAACCACTGATGAGGGGGTGAGCCTTACTATCACAGTCAACCCAGAGGAGGCTTTTGGCTTAAATGGCaatatgcttgtagcagtaaaAATACTGGACAGAGAGGTAAGTACACCTTTAATCATTTTCACTTTTGTTTGTAATTTACAGACTGAGAGACATGAAACTGATAACCCAATACAAAAtagattattttaaaatataacttAATATTTCATACATCTATTCTagtccatatatgtacttcctgtagGTCTGgttgtttgtttatatattcACCCGTCTCGTTAACATAAATGTTAGGCTTGTTATGTGTAtcgtatataatgtgtgtgttagtCGTATTCCGTGCTCATCTTTATTGAGTGTATACTCTGTGTGACCCGCTATGTGTGTATTAATCGTTACATGTGTATGCTAAGCGCTAACTGTGCagaaatattaaataaaacCTTTGTAAATGAACGCTCTTGGCATCCTATACACCCCCTCgcattatattattaatgttaaaTTAACTAGattataattaattatttcTGTTTCTATTGCTCCAGTTTCTATTAAATGATTACAACCTTTAGCCTACTTGGATTAACAGCTTTATATTAATGCATTTGTTCCAGTCCCCCAAACAACCCGATCTTTTGGTCAAGATAGAGTGTAGAAAGGATGGTGAAATTCCGGTAGGTTCCAATGTTTGATCACttggtttttttcttttgtaattACAAAAGGCTTATTAAGACTGTATCTACAATCACTATTGTTATGTTGGTGTAAACTTTGATCATGATCTGCTGGTCTCTTCAGGATACTCTGcgagtgtttgtggttttgagaGACATTAATGATAATCCTCCAGTGTTTGCACAAAGCCAGTACAATCTGGAAGTTGATGAGGTAATGTCACACCCCACATCTACTGGGATTTGTGAGTGCTACTGGTAACTGCCTACTAAACATTTGTGTTGTTTCTTATGATTAGCTATCCAAAGTTGATACAAGCATTGGTAAAATAGAGGCTACCGACATTGATTTTGACACTCGGCTGTACTATTTTCTTCAGTCTCCAGAGGTAAAGCCTTGTAATATTTCTGGTTTTATTTCTATTTATATAATTGCTTTACTAAACAATCATGTCAAAGTCTAAACTGTTTCAAATTGTCTGATCTTAGCCTAAAAGCACTAATACCTCCGttactctccctccctctacccttccCACTCTTTTTCCATCCCTTTCTCTCCCAGGATGAATTTAGGCTCAAAAGTAAATTCGAACCAGTGATTCTAACAAACAAGATCTTGTATCATGACACCACTCCAGAAGTCACATTGACTCTCTTTGCTCAGGtatgtattatgtattttaGATTCATGAGTAACAGGCATTCTGAGTATAAGTGATATAAGGTCTCAAATAGGTTATTCTAATTGTGAGGTTCTCTGTCCACATACCTGTTGATCTTTATGCCCTGAGAGACTGTTGTCTAACCCCATTTCAACTGGGCATTTCAGGACACAGCCTTGAAAACACCTCAGTCACCATCTCACACTGCCTCCACCACCATTAAAGTCACTGTTGTAGACATAAACAACCGTCCACCATGGTTTCAGCCTTGCACAGAGATCAATGTCAACTCTGCCTTATTCTGCCTCAACTCTGGCTACGAAGGGACAGTCAACTTAAATGAGCAAGTAGTGCGTACTCCCCACCATACTTCTAATAATGACACTACCCATGTTGCTGGCTGCAGTTATGAGACATGTTTAGCATATTTTTAATATCTGTCTGCCTAATATAGACCTGCTGATGGAGAGTAAAGTTTATTAGCATAGTCTGTGTTCTCCAAATAAATGAATGAGGTTGCTTCCGTAATCACAGACTGGTGCTTTGCCATTGGAGCCTGGTCCACTATATGCCATTGATGGAGACAAAGACAGGAACGATCCAATCACATATGAGATTATTGGAGGTCAGACAACAGatctgatatttttatattgtgtAATCACAATTAACTCATGTGGTCTAATGTATGTCTGCTCCGTCCAGCATCTGTTGAGTGGTTTGACTCTGTGTCTGACCTTGAGCAGGAAATGAAAATGGATTCTTCCTTATAAATACTGAGACTGGGAGTATTACTATGCAGAAACCAGTGAATGTAGCAGGACCTATCATATTGTCAGTCATGGTAAGAAAATGCTTCATTTATAAAATAGGACCACATAAATATGGTATTtataataaacattttataaatTGCAGAGATTTTATATCCCTGCATTTTTTCCAATGGTACACTGTGCtgttctgtatatatattctcaTTTGTATTAAAATCAAAGAGTCAAATCACCTGTTAAAATATGCAGATCAAAATTGGCTTCATTGGATCGTTTTGgtcaaaacaaaccaaagattATGTTACCACTTCTGCATATTAATCCATCCACCGTGTGAATCTAAACTCTGCAGGGCTATGAGACACTGAACTCAGATCGGTTTGCCACCATTAGTGTAACTCTAAAGGTGGTGAAGAAGAGCTCACACCCACCTGAGTTTACCCAACCCAGTTATGAGGGCTTCATCTCAGAAGATGCAGGTATGGGGAGCCTGGTGTTGCAGAGCAAGACCACCAACAAACCCCTCCAAGTTCAGGCAACAGATGCTGACTTTGGCAATGTAAGAATTCGACTTCTAGAAATCACATTCCGAATTAAACATTTTTCCATTCCTGTTTAGCCCAACTACGTTCTATGTTAAATCCCACCAAATGCAAATCAGATcataaaaacagaaaaagaatTACAAGACTGCACTGGAGCAATATACAAGGCATAAGGTCTTACTGTAGG
This portion of the Brachyhypopomus gauderio isolate BG-103 unplaced genomic scaffold, BGAUD_0.2 sc79, whole genome shotgun sequence genome encodes:
- the LOC143492606 gene encoding cadherin-related family member 5-like; the encoded protein is MLVAVKILDRESPKQPDLLVKIECRKDGEIPDTLRVFVVLRDINDNPPVFAQSQYNLEVDELSKVDTSIGKIEATDIDFDTRLYYFLQSPEDEFRLKSKFEPVILTNKILYHDTTPEVTLTLFAQDTALKTPQSPSHTASTTIKVTVVDINNRPPWFQPCTEINVNSALFCLNSGYEGTVNLNEQVTGALPLEPGPLYAIDGDKDRNDPITYEIIGGNENGFFLINTETGSITMQKPVNVAGPIILSVMGYETLNSDRFATISVTLKVVKKSSHPPEFTQPSYEGFISEDAGMGSLVLQSKTTNKPLQVQATDADFGNGINPDITFEVPKDSDFRITQEGFIITTRVVSTGNITLQIRVIDTTNDESSTASLSVAITPVEIQRE